Proteins co-encoded in one Medicago truncatula cultivar Jemalong A17 chromosome 8, MtrunA17r5.0-ANR, whole genome shotgun sequence genomic window:
- the LOC11416749 gene encoding protection of telomeres protein 1b, with amino-acid sequence MGRSKKKRNEYALHQLEDLHYCSEMKFNIIAIVIEAGLPKFTKGTDQCCNIRLIDETRYETSMSVNLFSDTAQSLPHVPPGDIILLRNVTSKRHDQEVNAVFYKDSSTFALYKGKDTALDDFDPYQLFSTNIFLTQLDKIRIVNLRRWLPNFQIPKEPFTFSMLREIKEGYLNLACKILHCSESTKDNWFLYVWDGTDTPPNVLYTMPEDEINSTRTLHPEPMPLPRDILRTFPTVGSILRITFEQPIEEDHLRVLNIDKWVKFVNIRLKVYAGLWYGIFTSQSKIRYTSNVDHQIIERQRLYDERISLKSGTIAIGSLPQSESLRITKVNHDHVPQCTLMDVLTHSEVTAKFTCVVRVVAAKPWQAEKLCSPTSQYMTRLTLEDPTARIHAFVIGEDGETLFDGYPGIANMKRKLDRLLGVTECGDGIVVKETPRNPPWVIVCIKSYYTSKTDVWGSRTFGIFDTKIVGEP; translated from the exons atGGGAAgaagtaaaaagaaaaggaatgagTACGCGTTACATCAATTGGAAGATCTTCATTATTGTTCGGAAATGAAATTTAATATCATTGCGATTGTTATTGAAGCTGGTCTCCCAAAGTTCACCAAAGGCACGGATCAATGTTGTAACATTAGATTGATTGACGAAACACGTTACGAAACATCTATGTCTGTTAACTTGTTTTCTGACACTGCTCAAAGCCTTCCACATGTTCCTCCCGGTGACATCATTCTTCTTCGTAATGTTACc TCAAAACGACATGACCAGGAAGTAAATGCTGTTTTCTACAAAGACTCTTCTACTTTTGCCTTATATAAAGGGAAAGATACTGCTCTTGACGATTTTGACCCTTATCAacttttttcaacaaatattttCCTCACACAACTGGACAAAATCCGCATTGTTAACCTTAGAAGATGGTTACCCAATTTTCAGATTCCTAAAG AACCATTTACTTTTTCTATGCTGAGAGAAATCAAAGAAGGTTACTTAAATTTGGCCTGCAAG ATACTTCATTGCTCGGAGTCTACAAAAGATAATTGGTTTCTCTATGTTTGGGATGGTACAGATACCCCACCAAATGTATTATATACAAT GCCTGAAGATGAAATTAATTCTACACGTACATTACATCCGGAGCCTATGCCTTTGCCAAGAGATATACTACGTACTTTCCCTACCGTTGGCTCAATCTTGAGGATTACTTTTGAACAACCAATAGAGGAAGATCATCTCCGTGTCCTTAACATTGATAAATGGGTCAAATTTGTCAACATACGTCTTAAAGTGTATGCAGGACTATGGTATGGCATTTTTACCTCACAATCAAAGATTCGATATACCTCAAATGTGGACCATCAAATTATCGAACGCCAAAG GTTGTATGATGAACGAATATCGTTGAAATCAGGAACAATTGCTATTGGCAGCTTACCTCAGTCTGAATCTTTACGTATTACAA AGGTTAATCACGATCATGTGCCGCAATGTACTTTGATGGATGTACTCACTCATTCAGAG GTCACAGCTAAATTCACGTGTGTTGTTCGGGTGGTAGCAGCAAAGCCATGGCAAGCTGAAAAGTTATGCTCTCCTACTAGTCAGTATATGACAAGACTGACCCTAGAGGATCCAACAGCTAGAATCCATGCTTTTGTAATTGGTGAAGATGGG GAGACTCTTTTTGATGGTTATCCGGGCATTGCAAATATGAAAAGGAAGTTAGACAGATTACTTGGAGTAACTGAATGTGGTGACGGTATTGTGGTAAAGGAGACCCCAAGAAATCCTCCATGGGTGATAGTTTGTATTAAATCATACTACACCTCCAAAACTGATGTATGGGGAAGTAGAACTTTTGGAATATTTGACACCAAAATAGTGGGTGAGCCTTGA